The Primulina eburnea isolate SZY01 chromosome 6, ASM2296580v1, whole genome shotgun sequence genome contains a region encoding:
- the LOC140834158 gene encoding uncharacterized protein, which translates to MAEESYKVSLHVYDLSQGLARQLSTTFLGKSIEGIWHTGIVVYGNEYYFGGGIQNAAVGTTPYGTPLKVVDLGVTHVPKDVFETYLQEIDHRYTAETYRLLTHNCNNFSNEVAQFLVGASIPDYILNLPNEVLSSPMGALMLPMIQQLETTLRAGAVPQAPQFSPAAVSNSIKTASSVNKSPSGSNVQPPKKNEQVEKSKAEDIPKNHAAEPTAKNSSPVPGFAKQKPSNNLVSGVPLGTVRNKVQEEITNEFATIMATGTIQASEAAALATRRVMQKYGHLNAAQS; encoded by the exons ATGGCAGAG GAGAGTTACAAGGTCTCCTTGCATGTCTATGACTTGAGCCAAGGCCTTGCCAGGCAATTATCGACAACCTTTTTGGGAAAATCTATTGAAGGCATATG GCATACTGGAATTGTGGTTTATGGTAATGAATACTATTTTGGCGGGGGCATACAAAATGCTGCAGTTGGAACAACACCTTATGGGACTCCTCTTAAAGTTGTTGATCTTGGTGTTACCCATGTGCCTAAGGACGTATTTGAAACGTACTTACAAGAGATTGATCATCGGTACACAGCTGAGACTTACAGATTACTTACTCATAATTGCAACAATTTTAGCAACGAGGTTGCCCAGTTTCTGGTGGGTGCTTCGATACCAGACTACATTTTGAATCTCCCAAATGAAGTCCTAAGCAGCCCGATGGGCGCTCTCATGT TGCCTATGATACAGCAATTGGAAACTACATTAAGAGCTGGAGCAGTACCCCAGGCACCCCAGTTTAGTCCAGCTGCTGTCTCTAATTCTATCAAGACAGCAAGTTCCGTCAACAAATCACCCAGTGGCAGTAACGTTCAACCTCCAAAAAAGAATGAACAAGTTGAAAAATCGAAAGCAGAAGATATACCGAAGAACCATGCAGCTGAGCCGACAGCAAAGAATTCTTCCCCGGTCCCTGGTTTTGCTAAGCAGAAGCCATCTAATAACCTCGTCTCCGGCGTCCCCCTTGGTACAGTTCGGAACAAAGTTCAAGAGGAGATCACCAATGAGTTTGCAACAATCATGGCTACCGGGACAATCCAAGCGAGTGAGGCTGCTGCTCTTGCCACTAGGAGAGTGATGCAGAAGTATGGGCATCTGAACGCAGCACAGAGCTAG
- the LOC140834156 gene encoding uncharacterized protein yields MFSHITASVSHASSSFPAITALSIRRSAFPTTVFRFSPFKPFKSQKRQTFTVFSMDRSDSPSATTAVDSISDGLRNQSLESVNDDFYVASKSLDNDGVAKNRVKLKLEELRWDNSFVRELPGDPRTDLIPRQVFHACYSKVSPSAEVENPQLVAWSDSVGELLDLDPKEFERLDFAQKFSGASALVGAMPYAQCYGGHQFGSWAGQLGDGRAITLGEVLNSKSQRWELQLKGAGRTPYSRFADGLAVLRSSIREFLCSEAMHSLGIPTTRALCIVTTGKYVSRDMFYDGNPKDEPGAIVCRVAQSFLRFGSYQIHASRGKEDIGLVHTLADFAIRYHFPHLENLSKSDSLSFSTGEGDDSVVDLTSNKYAAWAVEVAERTASLVSQWQGVGFTHGVLNTDNMSLLGLTIDYGPFGFLDAFDPSYTPNTTDLPGRRYCFANQPDIGLWNIAQFVTTLSAAKLINDKEANYAMERYGTKFMDDYQCVMTRKLGLPRYNKQLISELLKNMAVDKVDYTNFFRLLSNIKADPTIPEEELLIPLKAVLLDIGKERKDAWTSWLKSYILELSASTIPDGKRKKLMDAVNPKYILRNYLCQSAIDAAEQGDFDEVRRLLKVMERPYDEQPGMEKYARLPPAWAYRPGVCMLSCSS; encoded by the exons ATGTTTTCCCACATTACCGCATCAGTATCTCACGCCTCCTCTTCTTTCCCCGCCATCACCGCCCTCTCCATCCGCCGTAGTGCTTTCCCTACGACCGTATTCCGATTCTCCCCCTTCAAACCTTTTAAATCCCAGAAACGCCAAACATTTACCGTATTCTCAATGGACCGCAGCGATTCTCCCTCCGCCACCACTGCCGTCGATTCGATTTCTGACGGTTTGAGGAATCAGAGCTTGGAAAGTGTTAATGACGATTTTTACGTTGCTAGTAAGTCTTTAGATAACGATGGTGTTGCTAAAAATAGGGTTAAGCTGAAGCTGGAAGAACTGAGGTGGGACAACTCGTTTGTTCGTGAGCTACCTGGTGATCCTAGAACCGATTTGATTCCGCGACAG GTTTTTCATGCTTGCTATTCCAAAGTATCTCCGTCTGCTGAGGTGGAGAATCCTCAGCTTGTTGCATGGTCAGATTCAGTGGGGGAGCTTCTTGATTTGGATCCTAAAGA ATTTGAAAGGCTTGATTTTGCGCAGAAATTTTCTGGGGCATCAGCTTTAGTTGGGGC GATGCCTTATGCTCAATGCTATGGTGGACATCAATTTGGATCATGGGCCGGCCAGTTGGGCGATGGTCGAGCAATTACTTTAGGAGAGGTTCTCAATTCAAAGTCTCAGAGATGGGAATTGCAGCTCAAAGGTGCTGGAAGGACTCCATACAGTCGGTTTGCAGATGGTCTTGCTGTCTTGCGTAGTAGTATCCGGGAATTCCTCTGTAGTGAGGCAATGCATAGTCTAGGAATCCCAACAACGCGTGCTCTTTGCATTGTGACAACAGGAAAATATGTTAGCCGGGACATGTTTTACGA TGGAAATCCAAAGGACGAACCTGGTGCAATTGTTTGCCGAGTTGCTCAATCCTTTCTTCGCTTTGGTTCATATCAAATACATGCATCAAGAGGGAAGGAAGATATTGGCCTTGTTCACACTTTGGCTGACTTTGCCATTAGGTATCACTTTCCACATTTAGAGAACCTTAGCAAAAGCGACAGTCTATCCTTTAGCACTGGTGAAGGAGATGATTCTGTTGTTGATTTAACTTCAAACAAATACGCAG CTTGGGCAGTGGAAGTTGCTGAACGTACGGCTTCCTTAGTTTCTCAATGGCAGGGGGTTGGCTTCACCCATGGAGTTCTCAACACTGATAACATGAGTCTTTTAGGACTCACCATTGATTATGGTCCTTTCGGTTTTTTGGACGCGTTCGACCCCAGTTACACTCCAAACACTACTGATCTTCCTGGAAGAAGGTACTGTTTTGCAAATCAACCTGATATTGGCTTATGGAATATCGCGCAGTTCGTGACAACTCTTTCTGCTGCCAAACTGATAAATGACAAGGAGGCAAACTACGCAATGGAGAG ATATGGAACAAAGTTCATGGATGACTATCAATGTGTAATGACTAGAAAACTCGGTTTGCCAAGGTATAATAAGCAGTTGATCAGTGAACTTCTTAAAAACATGGCAGTTGATAAAGTTGACTACACCAATTTCTTTCGGTTACTTTCAAATATCAAAGCTGATCCTACAATTCCGGAGGAGGAACTATTAATTCCTCTTAAAGCTGTGTTGTTGGATATTGGCAAGGAGCGCAAAGATGCATGGACTAGCTGGCTGAAGTCTTATATACTGGAG CTTTCTGCCAGCACCATCCCTGATGGAAAGAGGAAAAAATTGATGGACGCAGTAAATCCCAAATACATCCTCAGGAACTATTTATGTCAAAGTGCCATTGATGCCGCAGAACAAGGCGATTTTGATGAAGTTCGCAGGCTGCTGAAGGTTATGGAACGACCGTACGATGAACAACCAGGAATGGAAAAATATGCACGTTTGCCCCCCGCTTGGGCTTACCGCCCAGGTGTGTGCATGCTCTCTTGTTCTTCTTAA
- the LOC140834157 gene encoding uncharacterized protein: MHSEAYTVESCKVETSDGVKLHSRIFKREEENEGDKDSLVIVLVHPYSVLGGCQALLKGIAGGLASRGYKSVTFDMRGAGKSTGRASLTGFKEIEDVVAVCRWVSDHLSADRILLVGSSAGAPISGSAVDTVDQVVGYVSLGYPFGLMASILFGRHHNTILKSPKPKLFVMGTRDGFTSVNQLKKKLASAAGRNEIHLLEGVSHFEMEGPAYDDEMVNLILKFIGSL; this comes from the exons ATGCATTCAGAGGCTTATACCGTTGAATCCTGCAAAGTTGAAACAAGTGACGGTGTCAAACTGCACTCTAGAATCTTCAAGCGAGAAGAAGAAAATGAGGGCGATAAAGATAGTTTGGTAATTGTTTTGGTACACCCCTATTCTGTATTGGGTGGGTGTCAAGCTCTTTTGAAGGGGATCGCTGGTGGGTTGGCAAGCAGAGGCTATAAATCTGTCACTTTTGACATGAGAGGTGCGGGCAAGTCTACTGGGAGGGCTTCTCTTACTGGGTTTAAAGAAATTGAAGATGTCGTTGCTGTTTGCAGATGGGTTTCTGATCATCTTTCCGCCGACAGGATTTTACTTGTGGGATCTTCCGCAG GTGCACCCATTTCAGGTTCTGCAGTTGACACAGTCGACCAAGTTGTTGGTTATGTGAGCTTGGGATACCCATTTGGTCTGATGGCCTCGATCCTCTTTGGAAGACATCATAACACTATTCTTAAATCACCAAAACCGAAACTTTTCGTGATGGGAACACGAGATGGATTCACGAGCGTTAATCAGCTGAAGAAGAAGCTGGCGTCAGCAGCAGGACGGAATGAGATACATCTACTTGAGGGTGTAAGCCATTTTGAGATGGAAGGACCTGCCTATGATGATGAAATGGTGAATTTGATTCTCAAATTTATAGGATCATTGTAG